In the Methylophilus sp. 5 genome, one interval contains:
- a CDS encoding EAL domain-containing protein, whose amino-acid sequence MSVSSIDWSAVTVQECATQRLYMRHRFLRTVQRYSPWLALASIVSVMLGFSFIDLHHTFELSVLQSLSYLIFIVVSLRVIYDTRRDQAFVGWLIGGVLLAYCLQAYWLLSSHASFSHIASIRNFSQVVSQGQIATDFGMSLLVIAGLLLCHFQCNRASQAVLSVALLMPVTGLLARAYGIPDAYGQLSTLSCLGGLLCASALLAKQVSQTSMSYLLLLDDTGKHLRWIISLLFLCAIVLGGVGVYFKHDYRLTPLIITLALICVVSIMTFTYYRKGVMHEQVLPPEDLAFASELEAAIAHQEFYLVYQPQLNFITGELVGVEALIRWQHPQQGVVPPAKFIGVAELTGLIVPMGAWVLKAACQQVAAWQEGALSQVKVSVNVSPMQLRSPGFTDYVLQVLRETGLSADRLVIELTESALIHSDSKGTDSLQALKQLGVKLAIDDFGTGYSCLAYLRDIPGDYLKVDRSFVNDVPGKERSEAVTSAIVVLGKNLHYQIVAEGVETEAQAEYLKSLGCDLVQGYLYAKPMEEQALQAWVSARLA is encoded by the coding sequence ATTGACTGGTCAGCTGTCACTGTTCAGGAATGCGCGACGCAACGTTTGTATATGCGGCATCGTTTTCTTAGAACCGTGCAGAGGTACTCTCCTTGGCTCGCGCTCGCCAGTATTGTCAGCGTGATGCTAGGTTTTTCGTTCATCGACTTGCACCACACCTTTGAACTCAGTGTGCTGCAGAGTCTGAGCTACCTTATTTTTATTGTAGTCAGTTTGCGTGTGATATACGACACCAGGCGTGATCAGGCTTTCGTTGGATGGCTGATTGGCGGTGTATTGCTGGCCTATTGTCTGCAAGCTTACTGGCTATTAAGTAGCCACGCGTCTTTTAGTCATATCGCGTCTATCCGTAATTTTTCACAAGTCGTCAGCCAGGGCCAGATCGCCACCGATTTCGGCATGTCGTTGCTGGTGATCGCAGGTCTTTTACTCTGCCACTTCCAATGTAACAGGGCCAGCCAGGCAGTATTGAGTGTCGCCTTGCTGATGCCGGTGACTGGTCTATTGGCGCGTGCCTACGGCATTCCTGATGCCTATGGGCAACTTTCTACGTTGTCTTGCCTGGGCGGCTTGTTGTGTGCTTCTGCCTTGCTTGCCAAGCAGGTGTCGCAAACTTCTATGAGTTATTTGTTATTGCTCGATGATACCGGCAAGCATTTGCGCTGGATTATCAGTCTGCTGTTTTTGTGTGCGATTGTGCTGGGTGGTGTAGGCGTTTATTTTAAACACGATTATCGTTTGACGCCGTTGATTATTACGCTGGCACTGATTTGCGTGGTCAGTATCATGACCTTTACTTATTACCGCAAAGGGGTGATGCATGAGCAAGTGTTACCGCCTGAAGACCTGGCATTTGCCAGCGAGCTGGAGGCGGCAATTGCACATCAAGAGTTTTATCTGGTTTATCAGCCGCAATTAAATTTCATCACTGGCGAACTGGTCGGTGTTGAAGCATTAATTCGCTGGCAACATCCGCAACAAGGGGTGGTGCCGCCAGCCAAGTTTATTGGCGTAGCCGAACTGACCGGCCTGATTGTGCCCATGGGTGCCTGGGTATTAAAAGCGGCTTGCCAGCAGGTGGCTGCCTGGCAAGAGGGCGCATTGAGCCAGGTGAAGGTGTCGGTTAACGTCTCGCCCATGCAATTGCGGTCGCCCGGCTTTACCGATTATGTGTTGCAAGTGTTGCGTGAAACCGGCTTGTCCGCTGACCGCCTGGTGATAGAGCTCACTGAAAGTGCGCTGATTCACTCTGACAGTAAAGGCACTGATAGTTTGCAGGCGCTCAAGCAACTGGGGGTTAAGCTGGCGATTGATGATTTTGGCACCGGCTATTCTTGCCTGGCGTATTTACGCGATATTCCTGGAGACTATTTAAAAGTTGACCGTTCTTTTGTCAATGATGTGCCTGGCAAAGAGCGCTCAGAGGCGGTGACCAGTGCCATTGTGGTGCTGGGCAAAAATCTGCATTACCAGATCGTCGCCGAAGGTGTGGAGACTGAGGCGCAAGCTGAATACCTGAAAAGCCTGGGCTGTGATTTGGTACAAGGCTATTTATACGCCAAGCCGATGGAAGAGCAAGCCTTGCA